From the Tigriopus californicus strain San Diego chromosome 4, Tcal_SD_v2.1, whole genome shotgun sequence genome, the window ATGGTATGGTTCTTAAAGAGATGGACTTGGCCCAACCATTTCAACCACGCCCCCCTCAAGGTCGCTGGGAGTGGATCATCCCAGCCAAGTTTGAGAAGCCAAAGCTGttgcatcaaaagttttgcccGGAGCGTGAACGGTGATATCAGGCCAAGTGGATCGTAGATGCTTGCCATAGTCTCCAAAACGGACCACTTGGACAGACACTTCGACTCCAGCCTAGAGGCTAATCAACTCATGTAATTGAATCCAAGGGTGTCCTGAAGTGTATCCCACTGGAGCCCAAGAGTTGAGACCATACCCGTCAAGCAGTCATCACTTCTCAGGTCCACGAGAACTCCAGAACAGTTGCTCGCAAATTTGTGGGCCCTAAACCCACCCAAATCCAAGACTGTAACCACGTCGTCCAAGAGTTTTCTTGCAAGATCTTCACTATCAGCCGTGGTCGAGAGATCGTCCATGTACAAGTTGGAACGGATTTCCTGAACTGCTTCCGGGTAATCATTGGCAAACATCTCAGCTGTCTGTAGTAGGCACCAAATGGCTTGGAACGGGGATGACTTTATCCCAAATGTTACTGCCACCATCCGATAAACTTGTGTCTTTTGGTTGGGGTCTAAATTTCTCCAAAAATAGCGAAGAGCATCATGGTCTGAATGTAGCTCGATGGACAAGAACATCTTCGTAATGTCAGCAATGATCGCTATTTTCTTCGCGCGGAATCGCAACTGAAGCTCAGCAATGTCTGGGAGAAGATTGGGGCCCGTATATAATAGGTCGTTTAAGGATTTCTTGGATTGTCCATCTTTACTAGAAGCGTTCATTACAACTCTACACTTCGTTGTTGTGCTCTCCTTGAGAATGGGATGTGTTTCAAGATAATACAGGAAACGTCCATCATTTGGATTGATTTCATCATCTGGTACTCGCTCCGCGGTGCCTTGTTCAATCATGGTGGAataagcttcattcaggagcACTCTGTGTTCGGGCTTCGTTCGCTTCTCCACGCTGGTCATGACACCTTTTGCTTTTATATAGTTATTGGCAAGGACATAATTCGGATCATCTTTCCACAAAAGGGAAGAGGaccatttctttcttcttggatcATAACTTGACATTTGGCTCATCATTTGCATtgcctcttcttcctcaacTGTCAGGCTATCGTCGATGGGAGAGATGCCCAAATGCTCTTGTTGCCAGAAACTTTGTAGATCCATGGGTGTTCGCGAAAAGGTCGCCATTACGGTATATTTTACGGCAGGAATTTCCGCACTTCCTTTCGGATGTGCTCCACATAAAATCCATCCCAATTTTGTGTGTTGTGCGGCGGGCTCGGACAGGAGCCCTGTCACTGGAGGTGCAATACACAAATGGGTAAACAATGGTTCTCCGATAAAAACATCGAGACAAAGTTCTCCAGAGGACGGATATTCCTCAGTAAAGGTTATGTCATGGAGGTGGGCAAAGTCGCTTCTATTTAGGGTTATTGGCTTAACTGGTTGCGCAATACTGGATATAGATGTTGCCTTGATAGGGTTTGAAGTATAAGACCCATCCAACGACTGGATTTGAAACTCCACGATTTTCTCCTGAGTACGTTTAGAACTTCCGCCTCCAGCTACGCTCATTTGAAGGTACTGACGTGGACCATCCAGGCCAAGATCTTGAGCACACCTCCGCCTTATCAGATTTTGCTCAGCCGCTGCATCCAGGAGAAACCTTACCTTGAGGAGTTCTCCATCCCCAATGTTCTTGATGAATCCAATGCAAGTGCGCAAAATTCCACGcatttgaccattttcaacTTGCTTTGCAATGCTGACCATCGGTGAACAAACCGGGTTATCCAGGTCACGCTCAGAAGCCTGGTCGACACCTGGGCTTTGCTGAACATAAATTGATTGAGTATTAGGATTATGGAGGTATTTGCAGTGCCTCGTGGGTCTTCCACAATCCTGGACAGAGCAAATGGGACCCTTGCACTGTTTACGATGCTCAAAGTTGTAGGGCTCCAAACATCTTGTGCACAATCTATTTGCTCTTCGTATGTCTTCCACTCCTTCATAACCCATTTTCTGCATCTTAAAACACGCGAAATTCTTATGTCCAGATCGATTGCAAAACAAGCATTTGTGGTCCTGGGTCGCGAGGAAAGTTGCAGGTGCCGACCCTTTGGAGTGGCTCTTGTAAGCTTTGGATTTTGATTCCTCCTCACACACAACGCCACGATCAGGAGCCAGTTTTACTTGTTTTAGGAGAACATCCAGGAAAGCCTCCCGGGATATATCTATTCCCATGGGTAGATTCGGATCTACTTTTGACTGAACATACTTGTGCCAGGTCTGCAAAGagttcttgttcaattttctctcgcaaagagaaatgaaaaagatggtGCTCAGATCATCTGCTGTGAGATGCAAACCATCAAAGCTTTGTAAGGCTTGATTGACGAATGAAAACCCTTTTAAAAGGGAGGCCTTATTATATTCGATTGTAGGCATGTCAATAAGTCTGTCGACAATTGTTTTGATCTGAACCGATGGGTCATCGTAAACACGTCGGATCTGAGCGATCGCTTTGGCATAGTTTTCGTCGATTTCAGGGAGATACTCAACCAGTTGCAATGCTTGTCCCTTAAGAACCCGTTTGAATTCTTGTAAGAGTTCGATGGGACCCTTGCCAATATCCTCAAGCCTGGACTCCGCTCTTTTCCACTGTGATTGAAATGTGGCGTAAGCAAGGATATCCTCCCCAGAGAATGGGCGTACGTCCCGGGTGACATCGTATTGTAAGCCCATGACGGCTGTTAACTGAGGAGTGAGGCCCACTACGCTTGCTTCTGACTGAGATCCCGACGACTCGTGACGACTGGCAACTCCTTCCGAAAACTTGTCAACTTCCAATCACAGCCTTCCCAATGTTTGATATTGGGGATCAATTGCTTCGGATTCCGGATCATCGCCACTGCCGTCAAATTCCGCCAAAACGTCCTGATGACAATTATCGAGTTGCTGAAATTTCAGCTCAAGATCGCCCAGAAACAGTGATAGATTTCGAATCTTATGAGGCTTATCCTCAATTGTCGAGGCAGCGGCTCTCAATTCCTGAAGCTCCTTTTCAAGGGTATTCGAAACTCGGGTAAAAGCTGCTTTAAAACCCAGTCGGCTCCTCAATGCATTAGTTCGAGGGCTTTGATCAGACGAATTTGCTGCATTTTGGCCGCTTTGGCGAGCGCGCACTTCTTCCCCATTCTTCGACATGTCTCTAGTAAAGTCTCGATATCGCCCGTGTAAACTGGAGAGATTAATCTCCGGAGGATCACACCCGCGTTGATATTGGCAAGTGGCGCCAACTTGGGGTGGTCTTTCCAAACATGATAGAAAAACCTGATCGAATCTTAATTGTCGACTCTGCTGACCGACTGGGGGAGCAATATCACGAGTAAAACACAACTTTAAAGGGTTTTACCGATTCAACTTTCCGATGCATTGGATGCACCAAGACTCGCCAATATGAACCATCCGATCGTACATTTCGAGTATCCCATTTTTGAACTCTGTGGGGTAACTTGGAAAATATCCCGAAGTAACTAATCCGGATGTTGTACTTGTCACTGGAGAATCACGTTatcgaaggaccatgtaaAAAACTAATCTTCGCGGTCACTTGTTAAGCTAGCCAGGCttactcgttttcagagctgatgggtgactgaaaattgaaaggctgTAAGGGTATGGTATCTGATTCATTAATCGGCTGGAGTTGCGCTGTACACTGTTTACCGTTTGAGCTGCAGtggaaaaccaaaacaaattcaaattttactcttttacgttactttttctatggTTTGATTTGCCTTCAGAATTGCCAAAGTCAAGCCCAAGCCTGGCCCAATTCATCGTAAAACGGGGCAATGAAACTTGCCATACGGACCATCCACTTTAATTAGCGGAACGGGCATATTTCGGTAACAATAAGTCTCTTATTGCCTCCAAGCATTAGACACAAGGTCTTTATAGCCTTTACACTGTAAAATTGTTaggaaaaatggttttaagttttttttttcaacttcttgcATCTCTGTGAGCAACCTGAAGCAGGGTTTTGTTATCTAGCGTTATCAGGGATTGTCAACCAATTCCAGGACGAATAAATTGTTAATTTGAAGGTCTTAAAGACTAcagaatcaaaaaaatattccaccCGATTCATTTTCCTGCTAAGTAccacaacaatgaagtaaaaacattgcacaaaaaagccgccttgggtTGAACCGAAGAACCACAGTAccatggaaacgacgttttcGGACCAAAAAATCTGATGCGCGTACTCCTCAACTATAGTGGCTCTTCTCAATCGGGTAACCACTTCTGTAGATTTCAACAAGTTCATAGTACTTGACGCTCAGACTTCAAAACTTAATTGATTTAAGGTTTTGATTCACAACTATAAAATTCTTGATTAATGTCttggtagtgctaaaaaggGAGATAAACCAAGTAACGGCTCAAGTTAATCCCAGCCGCGTAAGAGTGCCCAAACGGCTTGTGACATAATTTCATCTCCCCCTCGGTAAGAAAAAAGgggaatcacctaacctttcaagatcattccTGATTGTCTTCGGAAACCCCACcagtaggctttgatctcattaagaaatgGGTTAAAACAATGATTTAGGCCGTACGTTAGATCGGTTTTTATCCTCTAACATTTCAAAGAGTCCattgctgatcatttccaccCATTACACTCCAGTTTATTTAGTGCTTATAATTCAAAACGGTTGACATTGAAATTCAAGGTCTCTGTAGAGGCGACCATTGATTCACTggcaaggagtgcttggatgttacTGGCAACCATTgacattaaaaatattttgcaattttacacGAACTCatccatagatttctagacgctggatgtcggacgaccgaccactcggttggctaaaNNNNNNNNNNNNNNNNNNNNNNNNNNNNNNNNNNtgttttaccagccgagtggtcggtcgtccgacatccagtgtctagaaatctatgactCATCTCACACGTAACGTTTATTcgcgcaagtcaaatttctttattcCGCCATGATGTTTCACCCGTTTAGCTGAAACTAAACCTGGACAGCTGATAACTTAAATAGTGATCAATAAAAAACGGGTTGAATAGATTTCTTCAAACTGCAGCCAAACATTTGCaatgttcctccctataattttgaacgTCTATTGCGGGTGAACCTCCCTGGCTTGGATAGGgtgactaagattttttcaatttctagtCAAggggttgagttcaatggtttctaattTTTCCGTTATGCTATTCGGGTACATATGACGGCGTCAAAAACGTCCAGGCATATGGTCCAGGATATCGTCGTCCATGCTTCGAGATATTCTAAAAATCTGTTTCTTAAGCGATTCATTGGTTTgttattggttttttttcacgggcttttctaaccgctacagggagtataatccccagtactatcaaaatgaaaagttataattcgtcaaTTTATTACCTTTAAATCTTTAtaagatatttggtctaccaacgaatttgagttggcaaattcaaattcattagtagaccaaatattacaTAATATCATATGTTTGCACTCCACGCTTCATTTAACGTATTTAATAATCTTTGGCACAGAAATATCAAGCTATCAGCCGTCAACAGCAAATTTATAACAGCCATTTGCATGCTTATTGTCATAttcttttgaataaatgaTTGCCTTTATAAAGGTATGGTTATGATGGAATGTGTCGAGCATCTTCCATAAAAATTGTCAATATATTTATGATTTTGAGTTTATAACAAATGGAAAGAATTCGTACACTTGGAAGTTCAAGCAATTTCACTCGGCGAGGATAGAACCAACACTACTACCTGTTTCAACGATCTATCTGAACTTCAATAGGTATTTCAAAAGTCATtaaacatttcaaagttaaaagtcaaataaaaattaGTTCCACTTATCCTTGGCATGCGTCCTCCTCTTCAAATCCTTGGAAatctttttgtatttgaagGAATGGAAAAACTGCAAGCGATCCATTTCAATGACAGAAAATGATCAGGCTTCAACATCGTGGAAGCAAAAATCCAGATTTCAGATCAGATTCGGATAGCGTCTGCAATGGGTTCGGGTGTTCTTGAGCTTTTATGTTTTTGAGTTCTATAAAAGAGGATTTCACGCAATAGGTGAACAATCAAATTTCAGTCCTGTCTTAGGCCTTAAATACGATCGCTTAATACTTCTACATATCAATCTTTGATAAAGGGGAAACTCGATTTATTTCAACTTGATTGTGGCAAATCCACATATTTTCACGTAAAAAAGACTTTGCTGTACAATGACTTGATTAATTCGATTTGGAATGCAGGCGATTTGCAAACTTTGATATTGTAAGAGTACGTTGTGTGGAATTGTTTTAGTATAATCTTGAGATCTCGGTTAATCCATAGTTTTACCATCTCACTTGTGCCACTGGAAAATTTACCAAGAGGCTAGTTACTTCTTATCACGTTTATTGAAACTTGTTTTTGAAGTGAACTTCATCTTTATTTGAAAGATATTTCTACAGTAACTCTTACATGCGGAACATGTTTATTTCGGAAATCGCTTTTTTGACTCGACCAACCTCCAAAAACAACTTTGCTTGATAGTCAAAATAGTCTTTGCAACCGATTGAAATGCTTAAAAGTAGACATATATCTTTGTCACTTACTTCCTTTCTAGAATCGATCTAACTCTCATTTTTACCTAAAAACTTAATCGGGAAGGCGAGTCTACAATATACCTCTTGCAGTTAATCAGCATTTACACTTGACTAACCAATAAGCATGCATGAGTGAGATCATCCCAATGTGAATGAAGAGATTGGAAGCGTCGAGTGGTTATTGAAATTCCAATAACAAAGTGGCAAATAATCCTCAAGCACTTTGTAAGCGTACTTGCAACCGAGCACGATTGGttgaatattgaaatattttccgACACAAGGATGTTGTCTATGACACCAAACTACGAATATCCTGTAATGTGAGTAACATAGTTATTTCACTCCAATGACTCACGAATTCCTGATAATGCATTCTGGATACAGCTTCTCATTTTCAATCGGTAAATATTGAGTTCTTACACAACGAAACGCATGTATACGACCTAGAGCATCGCCATGAGAGAACCATACCCtcatcccaaagagggactctatgcgacagacttggaacgaAGGCCTTAAGCCCCTCTCCTCTTCTTTGTTTAAGATCCATCTAGTCTCTGCTTTCGCTGCGTATATAAAGCCAGCCATGTTTTCTATGAATAAAGGGCAatctacgacttaccaccaagaccaaccgttgttttatttctaggtGATACACACATTCCGCGACATAACGttctgaacaaaaatgtttatttatAATTGTAGTCTGGAATGCTCCGCACTAACTAAACAATTTTCCGCTTTCAGGGTACGTGAGCACACGAGGCGACTGTCAGTTTCTCACTTTTCAAGGCCATAAAGGTCAAAAACACACACTTCAACCATTTGCTTACGCTACATGAAATCAGACCATCTTTTCTTTGTTGCTTTGATATTGATGCAGAAGAATAGATACAACAAGAATTTGGGGGCCCTGTTTGCTTCGGTCTGTGTCATGCAGAATGCTCGCATGAAATGGAGTTCAAACTCTGTTCAATCTTCCCAGCAATGACGTCAAAGAATTCTTCCACTAAGTGGCCATTTGTGACGTCATCAATCATAAATCTCTGTTGGTTatgaaaagattttgaaaaaaggttgcctttttgatttttggttgGATCGACCCTTGATAACAAGTATGGCCAGATCGACTGCAACTCCgtttttcattggcttttccAAACAGAAACTGGGAGTTAAATTTGTTACCATTACCAGAAACCGAAGTGATAGGGCTGAGGTTGGAGTCTTTATCTCATCAACGATCATGTAACACAGaagtaaacaaaaaagtatCCACGTAGGGAAAAAGTTAAGACCAAAAAATAAGAACCCGAATGACCAAATGGATAAAAGGGTTCTAAAATATGAGAACAagtaaaaaatatgtcaaaaaccTTGAGAACATGGCCAAAACAGGTTGACGAATTAGAAATCAGGCTCAAACCCCGTTTGGGGCAAGAAACGGCATAAACATCTACGTAAAGGGTGCCTTTCAGGTTAGGTTTTGCCTTTTATTCAATGTCTAGTTATGAAGCaccatcaattcaaatttgaaacaaacagGGCTGGGTTTTATGTCTGATGAGATGGAGGCCAAAAAGTGTAGAAAAGAGTGAGTTCAATTGTTCAGTTACCGACCCCTTCATTAGATTTGAGGTCCATACGCAACTTCATAATGTTACGTTCAATATGCTTGACCGAGACTACGCTTTATTAGTAGGGCTGTTCATAGTGGCAAAACAATGGCCAAAAGAGCACATAAATGTGCTTGAAGAGgccaaaatagttttcaaaGACATGTGCAGTTATAGGCCACTACAACGTCCTGTACAGTGCAAATACTGGGTGAGACAGATTAAAGCTCGTATGACATTATAAAGTTCCTAGTGAAAGATTGCTTATGCCATATTTGCTGTGCACAGCCTTACTATGCTATTACAAAAAGTGAGTGGCATGTCATCAGCACAATTATGAGTTATGAAAAGGACCAAATTAAAACATGGAAAAGACAAATTCTGGAGCTTTGCTTACGTAGGCTTTACTTTTGATATTGGGGATGTCAATGTTTGCCTATTTCGGAATTATTGgaagtttttgaagcaattatgGAAGACCTGATTCGAAGCAAAATGATGCAAGTTAGGGCAGAAATCACTTACTAACAGGGATTTTTTATATTTAGACTTCTACAATTCAAAAAGCTTAAGAAACCGTATAAGATCTGTAAAAATAGTTATTATTCAAGATTTCACAGTCTCAAGCTTAATTTCGAATCAAGGTGGTTTTGTTAAAAAAGTCTTTCGCTTCTTTCGCCAATTTCCCAGTTTAACACAAAAATGCATCTTTATAATATAATCATTACAAGAACaaatcatttgcaaaaaaaagttgtcttgCGGAGTGGCTTAGTTTATTAAATTGCGTTTTCCCACAACTTAATATAAAAGctaatttcaaacaaaagataaaaaagtaaaaaaataattgccaCTTTCATCGAGGCAATCATTATTATTTCGCATAATTTTCCGACCTTTGATTGTTGGAATGTTATCGTCGGTATAAGTGAAATGGGCATCCCTGTGAGGTTTTAGAATCAGCACTTCATCAGATCGATCAGATCCTCGTCTATTGATCAGGGACCCCATTTCtgaattatttttccttttgataGGCGCTCGTGCAAAGGGAGTGCCCGATTTAGTCAGTGTGGCCAATTTGGCGTTCATTGTTTCAGATGTTTGGATCCAAAATTACCGAACGAATACTGTATAATGTAGACAAGTATAAGCTCAGGTTTGAGATATGCCACTGattattatttaaaaaaatgagaaacgaGCAACAAGATAGTAGGGCGGTGAAAATGcctcatttcaatgatattgCAATTTACAGGCGTTATCTCTTTAAAAATGGTCAAAGACTTCTTTCACAAATTACACAACTGCCACTTTATGCTTGCTTTTTCCCTCAGTTTTGGACATATTCCTTTGGACTATGGTCCCTGCTTACCTAACATTGAACGCACCTATATCTGGGCGTTAATGATTATTCTCCAATTTTAGTTAGGATCTGTTTCTACACTATTTTGTGACGTTAGTAAAAATGACTTCACATCTAGAACAACTGTACCTTTATTTCCCAAAGACAAGCTCTTATTCTTCTGATCTGCTTTTACTTTAAGAATATATTTTAGCACCAGGCACACTTATGCTAGTTCACACACTGTGTCTCCTGCAATGCAATAATATATCTGGCAACCTTATGGTCCAAATTTGACTCAAATACTAAAAACATGCCAACCAACCTGTTTCAGAGAAGAATTTTAGTCGAAGTAGACACTGAGACTCGAGAGGCCATCATCATGCTTTGCTGGTGCTCTGTAATACCAGAAGAGAGGTCTGTGCGTAGGGGCTCCTTTCTGAGTCTGCCGCCCAACGGACTTCTACTGATATGGACTAACAATAGAAGAAAGAAATTCATGTCGCTAGAATGATCTCATCCAAAATTGACATCaataaagtgaaaaaatgtccACATGATTTAGCTTGGCCAAATTTCAGCCCACAATCCAGTTTGAGGAACCCAGCACGGAAATTTGGGTTAGTTTGCGACGACtaaacataaaatttgaaatttcattctcATCTCGATCAGCTGAGTAAGCTTATGGCTACGCTTATGGCTACGCTTATACAATATATGTTCTTCGTATATGAAGCAGAAATTAGAGAGGGTTTTACAAACCGGTTTTCTTCTCTATACTTCGCTTCAGCTCTTCCACACGTGCGAATCGGGAAAGGTCTGCCATTTCTGgtcgacgtgaaaacaacatattttgtcagagCCATATTTTTACAGTAAAGCTTTGATACAAGCTAGGTTAGCTTGGAGAGTAGGGCTCCCCGTTCAAGGGACTCAAAATTGTTCCGATCCACCGGATGCCGATTTGGCTGAAACCCCGTTTTCTGTCCATACTTCTACAAGTTCGTGGCCGGGCGTACCTATTTGTTCACGGATCGCGCTCCCACATCTCTCCGTTTTTGTTCTCTCCGCTTCAGGTCTGCATTGCAATTCTTCAGCAAATACCAACCAACTACCAATCCATCCAGTCAGGAAAACTGAACTGATCTCTGGCATTGTAAGCCTTACAGCATCTGTATCCACTCCTACACTCCCAAAATCTCACCAAATCCAACCATGCTTTCCAACATGAGGAACGTTTGTGCCTTATCGGCTCTGGTGTTGTCCATCTGCATCACCTTCTCCTATGGAGGTAAGAGTTGTTAATGTTATTCTCATTAGCTCTGTCCTTGTTCCACGTTTTCAATGGGTACGGCTACTGTTGTCGCTTGGAAGCCTTTGCCAGCATCCATTAGCCGTATTAACTTTGGTCCCAAAATAACTGGGTCGTAAATGGAACCACACCCATGTGCCCGTGGCTTCGCTTT encodes:
- the LOC131879621 gene encoding uncharacterized protein LOC131879621, whose amino-acid sequence is MGLQYDVTRDVRPFSGEDILAYATFQSQWKRAESRLEDIGKGPIELLQEFKRVLKGQALQLVEYLPEIDENYAKAIAQIRRVYDDPSVQIKTIVDRLIDMPTIEYNKASLLKGFSFVNQALQSFDGLHLTADDLSTIFFISLCERKLNKNSLQTWHKYVQSKVDPNLPMGIDISREAFLDVLLKQVKLAPDRGVVCEEESKSKAYKSHSKGSAPATFLATQDHKCLFCNRSGHKNFACFKMQKMGYEGVEDIRRANRLCTRCLEPYNFEHRKQCKGPICSVQDCGRPTRHCKYLHNPNTQSIYVQQSPGVDQASERDLDNPVCSPMVSIAKQVENGQMRGILRTCIGFIKNIGDGELLKVRFLLDAAAEQNLIRRRCAQDLGLDGPRQYLQMSVAGGGSSKRTQEKIVEFQIQSLDGSYTSNPIKATSISSIAQPVKPITLNRSDFAHLHDITFTEEYPSSGELCLDVFIGEPLFTHLCIAPPVTGLLSEPAAQHTKLGWILCGAHPKGSAEIPAVKYTVMATFSRTPMDLQSFWQQEHLGISPIDDSLTVEEEEAMQMMSQMSSYDPRRKKWSSSLLWKDDPNYVLANNYIKAKGVMTSVEKRTKPEHRVLLNEAYSTMIEQGTAERVPDDEINPNDGRFLYYLETHPILKESTTTKCRVVMNASSKDGQSKKSLNDLLYTGPNLLPDIAELQLRFRAKKIAIIADITKMFLSIELHSDHDALRYFWRNLDPNQKTQVYRMVAVTFGIKSSPFQAIWCLLQTAEMFANDYPEAVQEIRSNLYMDDLSTTADSEDLARKLLDDVVTVLDLGGFRAHKFASNCSGVLVDLRSDDCLTGMVSTLGLQWDTLQDTLGFNYMS